The genomic segment GATGCATCTTAAATCTGTACACCGCATTTCTCTCCACAGATCCGGAAAAGATCTTCCTGATCTATACCCTGGGCGGCACAAAACTTCAAGTGCTGACCAAAGTCGTCATCCCCTCCAACGTAGGCTCCGTCATCAATGCCATGAAAGTCAATATCGGACTTTGTCTCGTGGGGGTGATCATCGGAGAATTTCTGGCTGCAAGACAGGGCCTTGGCTATCTGATCATCTATGCCAGCCAGACTTTCAAAATGGAATGGCTCCTTACCAGTCTGTGCCTGCTCTGCCTGATGTCTGCTCTGTTGTACAGCCTGATCAGGCTACTGGAGCAACGTGTAAGCCGATAACAAAAAATAAATCTGCTCCTATACCGGCATCTATCTGGATTTGTTTCCAGGCTTCCTGATTCTGGTGCTGATACACCCCACACTAAGTCCGAGCAGTGCCGGTATTACCCAACCGAATCCATACTCTGCCATAGGCAGATATCCTCTCACATTCTCCAGCATTTTCAGGATACTGACCGCCTCTTTCAGGGCTTCCGGCAGTGCCGTTACAAAGTCAAGACCTGCTGCCACCAATGTAAAAGCGGTAGTCCACTGATACACCACTTTTGCATTTCCAAACCATTTGCCAAAAATCGCCAGCAACGACAGTGTAATCGCCAGTGGATACAAAAACATCAGAACTGGCAGGGAATAGGTGATGATCGCATTCAATCCCAAATTGGCGATCAGAAAAGATCCGACACAAAAAAGAATCGCCCAGGTTCGATAGGACGGTCCATTTGGAAAAAGCTTTACAAATGTTTCTCCACAGCTTGTGATCAGCCCGATTGCCGTCTTTAAGCATGCCACGGTTACCATTCCTGCCAGAATCAGACCTCCTGTCTTTCCATAATAATGATGTGCAATCTGTAAAAATCCGATCCCGCCATTTTCTGCGAGAGGCAGAATTCCTCTGCTAGTCGCCCCTGCCATCGCCACACAGACATAAATGATTCCCATCAGCGCAGAACTGAACATGCCTGCTTTTACCGTATTTTTCGCCACATCTCCGGCAGATTTCACATCCAGGCTGCGAATTACATTGACCACAATGATTCCAAAAGCAAGCCCGGCAATGGCATCCATCGTATTATATCCTTCCAGAAATCCCTGAAAAAAAGGCTGACTTGCATAACCTCCAATGGGTATCACCTCCGTAATCTTTCCCATCGGCGAAAACATACAACGGATCAAAAGCAACGCCAGCAACAACAAAAATAAGGGATTTAAGATTTTTCCGATCCAGGTCAGAATTTCTCCCGGTTTTAAGGAAAAATACAACACACACAGGAAAAACAACAGAGAAAAAATCCCCTGAAACAACGTCTCATGATTTCCGTTCACATATTGTTCCATTCCCACAGTATAGGATACCGTCGCACATCTTGGAATAGCAAAAAAGGGACCGATCGTCAGATAACAGAGCATCGTAAAAAACACGCCATAGCGTCTTCCCACATTACATCCCAGTTCTAAAAGACCATCTTTTCTGCTGAGGCCCAATGCCGCCACTACCAGAAGTGGCAAACCTACTCCCGTAATCAGAAAACCTGCTGTGGCCAGCCATAGGTGTTTCCCTGCCATCTGCCCCATGGAAATCGGGAAAATCAGATTCCCCGCTCCGAAAAACAGTCCAAACAACATACTGGATACACTCAGTAACTCCTGTTTTGTTAAATTCTTTTTCATACTGTTTTGCTCCTTAACTAATCTGCCACCGGACATTGCTTCCGCTTTCTGTCTTTTCCACGATCAGTTGGTCTTCAATCTCCTGCTTCAGTTCTGATACATGAGAAATGATTCCAATCAGCTTGGAACCTCCTGCCAGTTGCTGCAATACTTTTACCGCCTGATTCCTGGAATGTTCATCCAGAGAACCGAATCCTTCGTCGATAAACAGAATATCCAGATTGATGGCCGCCGAGCTCTCCTGTATCTGATCTGCCATTCCAAGCGCCAGGGATAACGCAGCCATAAAAGATTCTCCGCCTGACAGGGTTCTGATCTCCCGCTCTTTTCCGGTTACATTTGAATAAACCATCAGATCCAGTCCTCTATTTTTTCCAATACCGGCTTTTTCCAGATCACAGAGTCTCAGTTCATACTGTCCCGCCGACATCTGATAGAATTTCTCATTGGCACTGTATAAGATCTGTTCCAGGTAATATCGCTGCACGTAGGTCTCGATATCCATTCTCGCCCCGGAAACCTTTCCCGCAAGCGTCAGGTACAGATGGCTGACCGCCTGTAATTCCTTTAACAGTTCCTGTCTTTCCGCCAATTTGGGATTCAGTGTATGATAGACCGTTTGATCTGTCTCGTACATCCGGCGGAGTGTCTGAAAATCTTCCCCGGACAGCTGCGCTTTTTTCGTCTGGATTTCTTTTTGTTCCAGTAATGCATCCCTGTCCGGGCGTTTTTTTCCTTCCAGACTTTCCTTTGCCGTTTTTAATGCCGCTTCCAGAGCAGACGCCGTTTTCGCCGCTTCCCTCGCCTCTTTCTGATACTCTGTTCCTTGTATTCTTGTATACATTTCCGTCAGATTTTTCCAGGTTTTTTCCGACTTTCCGGAAGCGGTCAGCATCTCTTCATACCGCTTCTGAAGTTCTGTCGATCTTTCCTTTTCCAGTGGCAGACGATTTTCAAATTCTTTCAGAAGGGTTTCCTTTTCTTCTTTCTCCGATCGAAGCTGTTTTTCTGTCTTCTCCTGTTTCTCATACTGTTCCCTGGCCGTCTCTGTTTTTCTCTTCTGAAGATTCAGATGTTTTAGAGCCGATTCTCTGTACTCGAAAATGTTTTCTTTTTCCAGTTCTTCGATTCGCTCCCTGACTTTCTCATACTCCGTTTTTAAACGCACCCGTTCTTCTGCCAGAGTTTTCTGTTCTGTCTCCTGTCGCTCTTTTTCTTCTTCCAGTTCCTTTAACTTTTGTTTTGCCTGTCGTGCAGACTGAAGCTGTTCCCGGATATTTTTCCTTTCCTCGTTCAGCTTCTGTGCCTCTTCTTTCAACCATTCTTTGCCTTTTCCCGCTGTATAAAAAACGCCCTGATTTCTCAGTTCCTCCTGTTTTAGCAATCGCTCTGCTTCTTTTGCCTGCTGATGACTCTCCAGCTTCGCCGCTTTTTCAGACTCCTTTGCCATCTTCTTCTGTGCTTCTTGAACCTGATCCTGATACTGTTTCACCTGTTCTCTGGTCAGCTCTTCCTCTTCCGGCTCCAGGATACAGGGAGATGGATGTGTCAGGGAACCACAGACCGGACACGGACTTCCGGGAATCAGTTTTTCCTTTGCCAGAATCCCTGCCTGCGCATCAAAAAAACGGCTCTGAATTTCCAGAAACTGCTGATTCTTTATCAGATACTGCTCTCTTGCTTTTTCATAACACTTTCGCTGCTCCTCAAGTTTCTCTTTTCCCTGAAGACATTCTATTTCCAGTGTTTCAAGCAGCATTGCATCTTTCTTCCGGTTCTCATAGATTTCCCGTTTTAACTTCCATTGTTCTGCCAGAACTTCTGCCTGTGCTGTCGCTTCCTGAACTTCTTTCCATTGTTCCGTTTCTTTCTTCTGTTCTTCCTGTTGCTTTAAAAGAAGCGCTTCCTTTTCTTCCAGTTCTTTGTTCTGTGTCTGACAGTTCTTCTCTTTCGTTCGATTCTCCGAAAGTTCTTCCAGAATCTTCAATGCTTGATGTACCTGTTCCTCTGTTTTGGCAAATGTATTTGCCTCACTCTGCCATCGGGTCTTGCTTTCCGTCAGCTGCCGCTCTGCCAGCTCCAGATTCTCTTTTAATCCCGGCAGCAGTCGTTGCAGCTTTTCCATACTTTTTTCAATCGTTTCTTTACGCTTTAATACTTCTTCATACTGTTCCCAGGCATTTTTTATCTCCCAGGCCGCAAGGATCTCAGCACCTTTTTCTTCCTTTTCTGCATCTTCTTTCAGCCTTTGATTCTGTCTTTCTTTTTCTGTTTTCACCTGTTCATACTGAACGAATCTTTTTTCGGTCTCCTCTCCCTGTACCCAGGCAGTTTCCGCGCGATTTCTTTCTTCCTCAGCCATTTTCCATGCAAGCTCTGCCTCTTTCTTTTTGTCTGACAGCCAGCCGTTCATCCCTTCCAGCCGCTCCATCAATTCTTCCAGGTCCACGATGGAAAGCTGATCGGATTTCAGGATTTTCTCCTTTAGTTCCCGCAATCGTTGCAGATTTTCACGCTGTTCTTTTTCCGCTTCCTGTAGATTGCCCTGTGTCTCCGACACCTCAGCTCCTTGGTTCTTCAACGTTTTTTGAGGATCTTCCAACGCAGGTAATACAAGATGACCGATCTCCGCCTGACAGAATGTTTTCAGAATCCCAAGATTTTTTTCCTTCTCCCGTTTCCGCTCTCCCAGGTCCTCTACAATCTGTTGATACCGGTCTGTATGAAACAGTTTTCTGAAAATCGGTTTCTTATCTTCGGATTTTGCCCGCAGCAGTTCCATAAATTCTCCCTGTGCGATCATCGCGATCTGCATGAACTGCTCCCTGGTAAGCCCCACGATCTCTTCTATTTTTTTCTGTGCTTCTTTCTGCGGATATTCTGTCCCGTCCGGCATCCAGAGGGTCAGCGACGCCGATACATCCACCATGCCCTTTCCGCGCTGTTTGGGACGGATGTGCTTTGGGATCCTGCGAACGGTGTATTCGGCCTCACGCTCCCCTTCTTTTTCCAGAAACACAAATTCTACAAAAGGCTCTGCTTGCGGATCTGCATACTGACTTTGAAGTTCTGTGCCCTCTTTTCTGTTCATCACAGAACTTGCCTGTCCGTAAATTGCAAAAACCATTGCGTCAAAGATCGTCGTCTTTCCTGCTCCCGTGTCACCCGTAATCAGAAACAGATTTTGATTCGGTACCGTAAAATCAATGACAGTCTTTTTTCCATAAGAACCGAAAGCCTGCATGGTAAGTCTCACCGGTTTCATGCGTCCACCTCCCCTGTCTGATTCACAACCTCTTTCAGAATTGCTTCCTCCGATGCATTTAACTCTCCCAGAAATGCCTCACACATCTGATAGGGATTTAATTTTAAGGCTTCTCTTTTCTGCCCGTTCTCCTGATACTTCGCCATCCTCTGTATCTCCCGTCTGATCTCCAGAAGATTCGGGAAGGCATGAAGCAGCCGTTCTTTCATATCGACCACATCCAGATCCACTTTATCTTCCAGAACAACCGTCACATAGTCTGCACACTCCTGTGACAGCACCTGTTCCAGCGTTCCTTTTAAGATCTTCACCTGCCGAAGCGGCTTTAACGGCAGACGCTGAATCTGTGGCGGTTCTCCTTTTTCTTTCAGCTCCACCATTACAATACTCTTTTCCTGCCCGGCTTCACTGACCGAATAAGCCAGTGGCGTTCCACAGTAACAAATGGTGTCTTTTCCCACATTCATTGGCTTATGAATATGCCCCAGCGCAACATAATCAAAAGGATCCAACAGATCTGTTTTGACCTGATCAATGTTGCCCACCGTACAGATTTCCGAATCCATTCGCTCTATCTGATCTGCTATGGTACCTGACGGCAGATAAAACTGATGGCTGACCAGCACATTTCTCCGGTTCTCATCGATCTTCTCCCTGGCGATCAACCGGCGTAAACTCTCGTCATAAGTCAGATTATTTCCTTCTTTGTCCGTTCCTACAATCTGTTTGATCATCGATGGTTTCACAAAAGGCAACAGATAGAACACTACGTCTCCGTATTCATCGTGGCAAAGTACTTTCTCGATCTGCTCCCCTTCTTTCATCGGTGGATTTCCGATCATATAAAGATTCTGACCGGACAAAATCTTCCGAAATGTATTCACTCTCGGTGCGCTGTCGTGATTCCCGCTGATCATCATGCAGACCGCCTCCGGTACCGCTTGTTTTAAACCGGTAATAAACCAGTCAAACAGTTCCACAGCTTCTGCCGAGGGCACCGCTTTGTCATAGATATCTCCGGCGATCACGATGGCATCCGGTTTTTCCTGTTTTGCACAGGATATAATCTGATGAAATATATAAGTCTGATCTTCTTTCAGATCCCGGTTAAACAACCGGATTCCTATATGAAGATCCGATAAATGAAATATCTTCAAGTGTTTTCCTCCTCTGATATAAAACAATTATACTATCAGTTTGCCTTTGTCTCAATCAGCAATTTTCTCCATGCTGTTTCATTTTTCACGATTCGATTTCAAATGATTTTCGTCGTACTTTTAAATCTTCTTTTTTAGAAAAAACAGTTGAATTTTCTGCGTAAATAAGATATACTAATTTAGGTTTGAATTTCAAATCGTGCTGAAATAGCTCAGTTGGTAGAGCACTTCACTCGTAATGAAGGGGTCGTCGGTTCGAGTCCGATTTTCAGCTTAAAAAAGGCTTGTACATCTTGTACAGGCCTTTTTCATTTTAGGTTTACTTCTTAATTTCTTCTGCAAAAGGAATGCATACAGGAACATCCGATTATTCTAATTTTCTTCCCTCTCTACATGAACCGTCAACTGATTATACGGAATCTCAATTCCGTTCTCGTCAAACTGATACTTAATATCCTCCAGAAATTGCCATCTTGCATTCCAGTAATCTTCCGTTTTCACCCAGGCACGGATTCCGAGGATCACAGCGCTGTCCGCCAGATCACTGACAAAGACTCTGTGTTCTTTCTGCTCTTCAATCAACTTGCTTTCTTCGATCAGTTTTCTCAGGATCTCTTTTGCCTTCTTCAGATCCGCCTGATAAGAAATACCGACTCGCAGATCCAGTTGCCGCATGGATGCCTCCGTGGTATTGGTCAGCGTACTGTTAGCCAGTGTACCATTTGGAATTACAATGATTTTATTATCCACCG from the Mediterraneibacter butyricigenes genome contains:
- the brnQ gene encoding branched-chain amino acid transport system II carrier protein, whose protein sequence is MKKNLTKQELLSVSSMLFGLFFGAGNLIFPISMGQMAGKHLWLATAGFLITGVGLPLLVVAALGLSRKDGLLELGCNVGRRYGVFFTMLCYLTIGPFFAIPRCATVSYTVGMEQYVNGNHETLFQGIFSLLFFLCVLYFSLKPGEILTWIGKILNPLFLLLLALLLIRCMFSPMGKITEVIPIGGYASQPFFQGFLEGYNTMDAIAGLAFGIIVVNVIRSLDVKSAGDVAKNTVKAGMFSSALMGIIYVCVAMAGATSRGILPLAENGGIGFLQIAHHYYGKTGGLILAGMVTVACLKTAIGLITSCGETFVKLFPNGPSYRTWAILFCVGSFLIANLGLNAIITYSLPVLMFLYPLAITLSLLAIFGKWFGNAKVVYQWTTAFTLVAAGLDFVTALPEALKEAVSILKMLENVRGYLPMAEYGFGWVIPALLGLSVGCISTRIRKPGNKSR
- a CDS encoding SbcC/MukB-like Walker B domain-containing protein, with the protein product MKPVRLTMQAFGSYGKKTVIDFTVPNQNLFLITGDTGAGKTTIFDAMVFAIYGQASSVMNRKEGTELQSQYADPQAEPFVEFVFLEKEGEREAEYTVRRIPKHIRPKQRGKGMVDVSASLTLWMPDGTEYPQKEAQKKIEEIVGLTREQFMQIAMIAQGEFMELLRAKSEDKKPIFRKLFHTDRYQQIVEDLGERKREKEKNLGILKTFCQAEIGHLVLPALEDPQKTLKNQGAEVSETQGNLQEAEKEQRENLQRLRELKEKILKSDQLSIVDLEELMERLEGMNGWLSDKKKEAELAWKMAEEERNRAETAWVQGEETEKRFVQYEQVKTEKERQNQRLKEDAEKEEKGAEILAAWEIKNAWEQYEEVLKRKETIEKSMEKLQRLLPGLKENLELAERQLTESKTRWQSEANTFAKTEEQVHQALKILEELSENRTKEKNCQTQNKELEEKEALLLKQQEEQKKETEQWKEVQEATAQAEVLAEQWKLKREIYENRKKDAMLLETLEIECLQGKEKLEEQRKCYEKAREQYLIKNQQFLEIQSRFFDAQAGILAKEKLIPGSPCPVCGSLTHPSPCILEPEEEELTREQVKQYQDQVQEAQKKMAKESEKAAKLESHQQAKEAERLLKQEELRNQGVFYTAGKGKEWLKEEAQKLNEERKNIREQLQSARQAKQKLKELEEEKERQETEQKTLAEERVRLKTEYEKVRERIEELEKENIFEYRESALKHLNLQKRKTETAREQYEKQEKTEKQLRSEKEEKETLLKEFENRLPLEKERSTELQKRYEEMLTASGKSEKTWKNLTEMYTRIQGTEYQKEAREAAKTASALEAALKTAKESLEGKKRPDRDALLEQKEIQTKKAQLSGEDFQTLRRMYETDQTVYHTLNPKLAERQELLKELQAVSHLYLTLAGKVSGARMDIETYVQRYYLEQILYSANEKFYQMSAGQYELRLCDLEKAGIGKNRGLDLMVYSNVTGKEREIRTLSGGESFMAALSLALGMADQIQESSAAINLDILFIDEGFGSLDEHSRNQAVKVLQQLAGGSKLIGIISHVSELKQEIEDQLIVEKTESGSNVRWQIS
- a CDS encoding exonuclease SbcCD subunit D, which codes for MKIFHLSDLHIGIRLFNRDLKEDQTYIFHQIISCAKQEKPDAIVIAGDIYDKAVPSAEAVELFDWFITGLKQAVPEAVCMMISGNHDSAPRVNTFRKILSGQNLYMIGNPPMKEGEQIEKVLCHDEYGDVVFYLLPFVKPSMIKQIVGTDKEGNNLTYDESLRRLIAREKIDENRRNVLVSHQFYLPSGTIADQIERMDSEICTVGNIDQVKTDLLDPFDYVALGHIHKPMNVGKDTICYCGTPLAYSVSEAGQEKSIVMVELKEKGEPPQIQRLPLKPLRQVKILKGTLEQVLSQECADYVTVVLEDKVDLDVVDMKERLLHAFPNLLEIRREIQRMAKYQENGQKREALKLNPYQMCEAFLGELNASEEAILKEVVNQTGEVDA